From the genome of Blautia hydrogenotrophica DSM 10507:
GCTCACCTGCCCCTGTCAGCATCTTAGAATGAAAAGGACCACTTACCTTCAGCGGAAGTACTCTTCTGGCCCCTGCTTCTTTCAATGCCTCTCCCGCCATGCTAACTGCCTTTGTCTCCCCAGTAATCACAATCTGCCCCGGACAGTTATAGTTTGCCACTGAGACAATTCCTTCTGTCTCCTGGCAGATCTTTTCGATCATCTTTGCTTCGCAGCCCAAAACCGCAGCCATAGCACCGCCTGTGGGAACTGCTTCCTGCATGTAAATTCCCCTTTTGCGCACCACTGCAAAAGCATCCTCCATAGACATCGCCCCAGAAGCCACCAAAGCTCCATACTCGCCCAGACTCAATCCCGCATTGACACAGGAAGACATTCCCTGTTCTTTTAAGGCTTCCAAAATTGCCACGGATACACCAAGCATTGCGATCTGTGTATATTCTGTAATATTGATCTTGTCGTTTTGCTCAAAACAAAGAGCAGGTAAATCCAATTTCGCCACCTGGCCCGCAAGATCTATCACTCTTTTACAAACTGGTATTTTTTCATAAAAATCCTGGCCCATCCCCACATACTGTGCACCCTGGCCAGGAAAGATAAAAGCAACTCTACTCATATTTCCACCTTTTTTTATCATAATCACAAAATAGTTTGATATGCAAAATATATGTCGAAAAAAATTTTGTC
Proteins encoded in this window:
- the fabD gene encoding ACP S-malonyltransferase codes for the protein MSRVAFIFPGQGAQYVGMGQDFYEKIPVCKRVIDLAGQVAKLDLPALCFEQNDKINITEYTQIAMLGVSVAILEALKEQGMSSCVNAGLSLGEYGALVASGAMSMEDAFAVVRKRGIYMQEAVPTGGAMAAVLGCEAKMIEKICQETEGIVSVANYNCPGQIVITGETKAVSMAGEALKEAGARRVLPLKVSGPFHSKMLTGAGEQLKKVLEPVKIMNFDIPYVTNVTAEYVTDPSLVKSLLVQQVSSSVLWQQSVERMISEGVDTFIEIGPGKTLTGFMRKINRNVKAVNVEKLEDLEKVVKGV